A portion of the Daphnia magna isolate NIES linkage group LG4, ASM2063170v1.1, whole genome shotgun sequence genome contains these proteins:
- the LOC116934389 gene encoding uncharacterized protein LOC116934389, producing MAIDHQVGRSIVGKVIESAPSVLFSAVVYGVPIVYTAGIVAELVFTTFFKQTKRGRPSVSKPLDKPESNPARAQGGTCGAF from the exons atggcGATTGATCATCAAGTTGGAAGAAGCATTGTTGGCAAAGTTATTGAG TCGGCCCCATCGGTCCTTTTTTCCGCCGTGGTGTATGGTGTTCCCATAGTTTACACTGCGGGTATCGTAGCGGAGCTTGTTTTCACAACGTTTTTTAAACAGACCAAGCGTGGCCGCCCAAGTGTTTCAAAGCCACTCGATAAACCAGAG agtAATCCGGCCCGCGCTCAGGGAGGAACTTGTGGAGCATTTTAA
- the LOC123471192 gene encoding dynein light chain roadblock-type 2-like, translating to MQSSNSEIEETLKRIQSHKGVIGVVVINNEGIPIKSTLDNATTIQYAGLISQLADKACSVVRELDPTNDLTFFRIRTKKHEIMVAPDKEYMLIVVQNQSD from the exons ATG CAATCTTCCAATAGTGAAATAGAAGAAACTCTCAAACGAATCCAATCTCACAAGGGAGTCATTGGAGTTGTTGTTATTAATAATGAAG gCATTCCAATCAAATCAACTTTAGACAATGCAACTACTATCCAATATGCTGGTTTAATCAGTCAACTAGCTGATAAAGCTTGTAGTGTTGTCCGTGAGTTAGATCCAACAAACGATCTAACATTCTTTCGCATCCGAACTAAGAAACATGAAATCATG GTTGCACCGGACAAGGAGTATATGTTAATAGTTGTTCAAAACCAGTCAGATTAA